The Pyxidicoccus sp. MSG2 DNA segment TTGGGCCTGCTGCTGCATGGCCTGCCGTTGCCGCCGGGCACGCTCGTCGAGTTCCTCGGAGCGCGGAGCCGCCTCACTCGCACCGTCCTGGGCAAGGTGGCGCGCGAGCGCGGCGACGGTCGGGTGCTGGAAGAGCTCCACCATGGAGACGCGTCGCCCGAGGGCCGCCGAGAGCTTCTCGTGCACCCGCACCATGAGCAGCGAGTAGCCTCCGAGATCGAAGAAGTTGCCGTGGAGGCCCACCTTCTCCACTCCGAGGGCTTCCTGCCAGATGGCCGCGATGGTCCGCTCCAGCGGGCTCTCCGGCGCGACGTAGGGATCGGCCTCGGGACGCGAGGGGTGCGGCTCCGGCAGGGCGCCGCGGTCGAGCTTGCCGTTGCGGTTGAGCGGCATCCGCGCCAGTGGCACCAGCACCGAGGGCACCATGTATTCGGGCAACAGCTCCCGGAGGAAGGCGCGCAGCTTGGCGGCGAGCTCCTCCATGCGCAGCCCGTCCTCCACGGCGGCCCCACGGGGCACGAAGTACGCCACGAGGTGGGGCTCACCCGAGGCCGGCTGGCGCAGCACCACGGCCGTCTCCCCGATGCCGGGGTGCCGCTGGAGGAGCTCCTCGATCTCTCCGAGCTCGATGCGGAAGCCGCGGAGCTTGACCTGATGGTCCGCGCGGCCGAGGAACTCGATGCGGCCGTCCTCGCGGTAGCGGCCGAGATCTCCCGTGCGATACAGCCGCGAGCCCGGTGGGCCGAAGGGGTCCGGGAGGAAGCGCTCGGCGGTGAGCGTGGGCTGTCCCACGTAGCCACGGGCCACGCCGACACCGCCGATGAAGAGCTCTCCGGGCATGCCCAGGGGCACCGGGCGCAGACTCCGGTCGAGCAGGTACACGCGCATGTTGTGCAGCGGCCGGCCGATGCTCGGCCCGGAGGCGCCGTCCACCGTGCAGGCGGTGGCATCCACGGTGCACTCGGTGGGGCCGTAGAGGTTGATGAAGCGCGTGCTCTCGCTCCGGGAGAGCTCGGCCCAGGTGCGTGCCTCGATGGCCTCGCCGCCCACCAGCACACGCGCGGGCGACAGGTCCGGCTCGCGGCCGAGTCCCCGGGCCAGCAGCGGGCCGAGCTGGGAGGGAGTGCAGTCGAGCACGTCCAGGGCGTGGCGCCGCAGCCAGTCGCTCAGGCGGGCCGCGTCCGGCCGTACCTCCTCCGGGACGATGTGGAGCTCGTGTCCCTGGAGGAGCTGGAGCCACTGCTTGACCGAGGCATCGAACGCGAGCGGAGCCCCGACGCTGACGCGCAGCCCGGAAGGCAGTCCCGCGTAGACGGCCCGTTCGAGCGCACGGGCGAGGTTGAGGACCGAGCGGTGCGGAATCATCACGCCCTTGGGCCGTCCCGTGGAGCCGGAGGTGAAGAGCACGTACGCGAGGTTGTCCGGGCGCGCGGAGCGGGCGGGCGGAGCGGCGGGGGCACGCGCGATGGCCTCGGCTTCGGAATCCAGGCAGACGAGGCGAGTCGTCCCCGGGGGCAGCACCGGACGGAGCGAGGAGCGGGTCACCACCACCTGGACCTCGGCCTTCTCGAGGATGAACGTCAGCCGCTCCCGGGGGTTCATGGGATCCAGCGGGACATAGGCGCCACCCGCGCCGAGGATGCCGAGGACTCCCACCATCATCTCCACGGAGCGCTCCAGGCAGAGCCCCACCCGCGTCTCGGGCCCCACGCCGAGGGCGCGCAGGTATGAGGCGAGCCGCCTGGCCCTCTCGGCGAGCTCGGCGTAGGACAGTCGTTCCTCCTCGAAGACGACGGCGGTGCGCTCGGGCGTGCGGCGGGCCTGCTCTTCGAAGAGCTCATGGAGGCACCGGTCCCCGGTGTCCTCGTGCTCCGGCGGGTTGAAGCCGGCGAGCACCCGGAGCTCCTCCTCGCCCACGAGCGGCAGTGCCTCCGGCGCCTGCTCCGGGTGGGCGGCGGCTCCCGACAGCAGCGTGTCGAACCGCACGAGGAGTCGGCGGATGTCCTCCGCGCGGTAGCGGCTGGCGTCATGGTGCAGCGACAGCGTGAGCGTGCCTTCTCCGCGGAGACAGGTGAGCTCAAGCTCGAACCGGCTGATGCGGGTCTCCATCCTCGTCGTGGAGAGGACGAGGCCCCCGGCGTGTACCGGCTCGGGCCGGGCGAGCTCCACGAAGGCGAAGGGGAACCCGCGGGGGCTGCGGGCGAGGTCGAAGTAGTCCTGCCACTCGGCGGCCTCCCGCCGGGCCCGGTCCACGTCCCGGAGGAAGTCCAGGAACGAGGCGTGCTCGCGCGGCTCGCCGCCCAGGGGCAGGCAGCGCTCGAAGAGGCCGGGGACCTCGTCGAGTCCCTCGTAGGTGCGGCCGTCGTGGTGGACCGCGACCGTCCATCCGGGTTGTCCGGAGAGGCGGGAGAGGAGGAGCTGCCAGCAGGCCAGGAGGAACGTCCCGGGAGTCACTCCCGCGCTCGCGGCGGCGGCTTCCACGGCGGACACCCGCTCGGGGGCGAGTGGCAGGAGCGTCCGCTGGGGCTCGAACCCGCGCCCGGAAGCTGCGGGGCGCTCGACGGGGAGGGCGGCGGCGCTCGGGCGTGAGAAGTCCTGCTCGAGCCAGTGCTTGCGCCCGGCCTCGGTGTCCTCGGCTTCGAGGAGCTGGTTGAAGACCTCGGCCACGTCCGCGTACTGCGCGTCCGGCGAGGGAAGGGCACTGCCCTGGAGCCGCGCGGCGTACGCCTGGCCGAGCTCGCGCGCGAGGCTCCCCAGCGTCCGGTGATCCACCGAGAGCGCGGGCAGGTGGATGGCGAGCAGGTGCCGGTG contains these protein-coding regions:
- a CDS encoding non-ribosomal peptide synthetase is translated as MPTPSGFRLSPQQRHLWTLQQAEPGEAWRPRCVLLLEGALDVPRLTQAATDVLARHEVLRTEYLLLPGTGTAVQVPREVSATVLELLDGSSTSEEELEAKLDARPHEGPVFRLARVAPHRHLLAIHLPALSVDHRTLGSLARELGQAYAARLQGSALPSPDAQYADVAEVFNQLLEAEDTEAGRKHWLEQDFSRPSAAALPVERPAASGRGFEPQRTLLPLAPERVSAVEAAAASAGVTPGTFLLACWQLLLSRLSGQPGWTVAVHHDGRTYEGLDEVPGLFERCLPLGGEPREHASFLDFLRDVDRARREAAEWQDYFDLARSPRGFPFAFVELARPEPVHAGGLVLSTTRMETRISRFELELTCLRGEGTLTLSLHHDASRYRAEDIRRLLVRFDTLLSGAAAHPEQAPEALPLVGEEELRVLAGFNPPEHEDTGDRCLHELFEEQARRTPERTAVVFEEERLSYAELAERARRLASYLRALGVGPETRVGLCLERSVEMMVGVLGILGAGGAYVPLDPMNPRERLTFILEKAEVQVVVTRSSLRPVLPPGTTRLVCLDSEAEAIARAPAAPPARSARPDNLAYVLFTSGSTGRPKGVMIPHRSVLNLARALERAVYAGLPSGLRVSVGAPLAFDASVKQWLQLLQGHELHIVPEEVRPDAARLSDWLRRHALDVLDCTPSQLGPLLARGLGREPDLSPARVLVGGEAIEARTWAELSRSESTRFINLYGPTECTVDATACTVDGASGPSIGRPLHNMRVYLLDRSLRPVPLGMPGELFIGGVGVARGYVGQPTLTAERFLPDPFGPPGSRLYRTGDLGRYREDGRIEFLGRADHQVKLRGFRIELGEIEELLQRHPGIGETAVVLRQPASGEPHLVAYFVPRGAAVEDGLRMEELAAKLRAFLRELLPEYMVPSVLVPLARMPLNRNGKLDRGALPEPHPSRPEADPYVAPESPLERTIAAIWQEALGVEKVGLHGNFFDLGGYSLLMVRVHEKLSAALGRRVSMVELFQHPTVAALARHLAQDGASEAAPRSEELDERARRQRQAMQQQAQLMKAGRGKKS